One window of Streptococcus troglodytae genomic DNA carries:
- a CDS encoding thiamine pyrophosphate-dependent dehydrogenase E1 component subunit alpha, whose protein sequence is MAMLSKEQYLDMFLKMQRIRNVDTKLNKLVRRGFVQGMTHFSVGEEAASVGAIQGLTDQDIIFSNHRGHGQTIAKGIDIPAMFAELAGKATGSSKGRGGSMHLANLEKGNYGTNGIVGGGYALAVGAALTQQYDNTGNIVVAFSGDSATNEGSFHESVNLAAVWNLPVIFFIINNRYGISTDINYSTKIPHLYLRADAYGISGHYVEDGNDVIAVYEKMREVIDDVRAGNGPALVEVESYRWFGHSTADAGVYRTKEEVDAWKAKDPLKKYRTYLTENKIATDKELDAIEKEVAQEIEDAVAFAQESPEPDLSVAFEDVWVD, encoded by the coding sequence ATAGCAATGTTATCTAAAGAACAATATTTGGATATGTTTTTAAAAATGCAGCGTATTCGTAATGTCGATACAAAACTCAATAAATTAGTTCGTCGTGGTTTCGTACAAGGTATGACACACTTTTCAGTAGGAGAAGAGGCAGCTTCGGTTGGTGCTATTCAAGGCTTGACTGATCAGGATATTATCTTTTCAAATCACCGTGGACATGGTCAAACCATTGCAAAAGGGATTGACATTCCTGCTATGTTTGCAGAATTAGCCGGTAAGGCAACGGGTTCTTCAAAAGGTCGTGGCGGTTCTATGCACTTGGCTAATCTTGAAAAGGGAAACTATGGGACCAATGGTATTGTTGGTGGCGGTTATGCCTTAGCAGTCGGTGCTGCTTTGACACAGCAATATGATAATACGGGAAATATTGTTGTAGCCTTTTCAGGAGACTCGGCGACTAATGAAGGCTCTTTCCATGAGTCTGTTAATTTGGCAGCTGTCTGGAATTTACCGGTTATCTTCTTTATTATTAATAATCGCTATGGTATCTCAACAGATATTAATTATTCAACTAAGATTCCACATCTTTATTTACGTGCTGATGCTTATGGTATTTCTGGACATTATGTTGAAGATGGTAATGATGTCATTGCCGTTTATGAAAAAATGCGGGAAGTCATTGATGATGTGCGTGCAGGCAACGGACCGGCTCTTGTTGAAGTAGAATCTTATCGTTGGTTCGGACATTCTACTGCAGATGCAGGAGTTTACCGTACAAAAGAGGAAGTAGATGCTTGGAAAGCTAAAGATCCGCTTAAGAAATACCGCACTTATTTAACGGAAAATAAGATTGCAACAGATAAAGAACTTGATGCGATTGAAAAAGAAGTGGCTCAGGAAATTGAAGATGCGGTGGCATTTGCCCAAGAAAGTCCTGAACCAGATCTATCTGTAGCCTTTGAAGATGTTTGGGTAGATTAG
- a CDS encoding dihydrolipoamide acetyltransferase has protein sequence MAVEIIMPKLGVDMQEGEIIEWKKQEGDEVKEGDILLEIMSDKTNMEIEAEDSGVLLKIVKGNGQVVPVTEVIGYIGQAGEVLEIADVPESAALQKDSAAPVENTKAMSSPTVAAASQGKGKIRATPAARKAARDLGVNLSQVSGTGAKGRIHKEDVEDFKADQPKATPLARKIAIDKGIDLASVSGTGFGGKIIKEDILSLLESGQPVKDVSAPAKEAAALPEGVEVIKMSAMRKAVAKSMVTSYLTAPTFTLNYDIDMTEMIALRKKLIDPIMEKTGFKVSFTDLIGLAVVKTLMKPEHRYLNASLINDATEIELHQFVNLGIAVGLDEGLLVPVVHGADKMTLSDFVVASKDVIKKAQTGKLKATEMSGSTFSITNLGMFGTKTFNPIINQPNSAILGVGATIPTPTVVDGEIKIRPIMALCLTIDHRLVDGMNGAKFMVDLKKLMENPFTLLI, from the coding sequence ATGGCAGTCGAAATTATTATGCCTAAACTCGGTGTTGATATGCAGGAAGGCGAAATCATCGAGTGGAAAAAACAAGAAGGCGATGAGGTCAAAGAAGGGGATATCCTCCTTGAAATCATGTCTGACAAGACCAATATGGAAATTGAAGCTGAGGATTCAGGTGTCCTGCTTAAGATTGTTAAGGGAAATGGTCAAGTTGTTCCTGTAACTGAGGTCATTGGTTATATCGGTCAAGCAGGTGAAGTTCTTGAAATAGCTGATGTTCCTGAAAGCGCAGCTCTTCAAAAAGATAGTGCAGCACCTGTTGAAAACACAAAAGCAATGTCTTCTCCGACAGTTGCAGCAGCTTCTCAAGGAAAGGGAAAGATTCGAGCAACACCAGCAGCTCGTAAGGCGGCTCGTGATTTAGGAGTTAACCTAAGTCAAGTTTCAGGAACAGGAGCTAAAGGCCGTATTCATAAGGAAGATGTTGAAGACTTTAAAGCAGATCAGCCTAAGGCAACACCATTAGCTAGGAAAATTGCTATAGATAAAGGCATTGATTTAGCTAGTGTCTCAGGAACAGGTTTTGGCGGTAAAATTATCAAGGAAGATATCTTAAGCCTGCTTGAGTCAGGTCAGCCTGTTAAAGATGTGTCAGCTCCTGCTAAAGAAGCAGCTGCCTTACCAGAGGGTGTTGAAGTCATTAAAATGTCTGCCATGCGTAAGGCAGTGGCTAAGAGTATGGTCACTTCTTACCTGACAGCTCCAACTTTTACCCTTAATTATGATATTGATATGACCGAGATGATTGCTTTACGTAAAAAGTTAATCGACCCTATCATGGAAAAAACAGGTTTTAAAGTTAGCTTCACAGATTTGATTGGTCTGGCGGTCGTAAAAACCTTAATGAAACCAGAACATCGTTACCTCAATGCTTCACTCATTAATGACGCGACTGAGATTGAACTTCATCAATTTGTTAACCTTGGTATTGCCGTTGGACTTGATGAAGGACTGTTAGTACCCGTTGTTCATGGTGCCGATAAGATGACTTTATCAGACTTTGTTGTAGCTTCAAAGGATGTCATTAAGAAAGCTCAGACCGGTAAATTAAAAGCCACTGAAATGTCTGGTTCAACCTTTTCCATTACAAACTTGGGGATGTTTGGCACTAAGACTTTCAACCCCATTATCAATCAGCCTAATTCGGCTATTTTGGGTGTAGGAGCAACTATCCCAACGCCAACTGTTGTGGATGGTGAAATTAAGATTCGTCCAATCATGGCACTGTGCTTGACTATTGATCACCGCTTGGTTGATGGTATGAACGGCGCTAAGTTCATGGTTGATCTTAAAAAACTGATGGAAAATCCATTTACATTATTAATTTGA
- a CDS encoding alpha-ketoacid dehydrogenase subunit beta — MSETKVAALREAINLAMSEEMRKDEKIILMGEDVGVYGGDFGTSVGMLAEFGEKRVKDTPISEAAIAGSAVGAAQTGLRPIVDLTFMDFVTIAMDAIVNQGAKANYMFGGGLKTPVTFRVASGSGIGSAAQHSQSLEAWLTHIPGIKVVAPGTVNDAKALLKSAIRDNNIVIFMEPKALYGKKEVVNLDPDFYIPLGKGELKREGTDVTIVSYGRMLERVLKAADEVAAEGISVEVVDPRTLIPLDKDLIINSVKKTGKVILVNDAYKTGGFIGEIASVITESEAFDYLDAPVLRLASEDVPVPYSHVLETAILPDVAKIKDAIYKQVNKK; from the coding sequence ATGTCAGAAACAAAAGTAGCAGCCTTGCGTGAAGCAATTAACCTTGCTATGAGTGAGGAAATGCGTAAGGATGAAAAAATTATTTTGATGGGTGAAGATGTTGGTGTTTACGGTGGCGACTTCGGTACTTCTGTTGGCATGCTGGCCGAATTTGGTGAAAAGCGTGTTAAAGATACCCCTATTTCAGAAGCGGCCATTGCAGGGTCTGCTGTAGGAGCTGCTCAAACTGGGCTGCGTCCCATAGTTGATTTGACCTTTATGGATTTTGTGACGATTGCCATGGATGCTATTGTTAATCAAGGTGCCAAAGCCAATTATATGTTTGGCGGCGGACTTAAAACGCCTGTAACTTTTCGTGTGGCCTCAGGCTCAGGTATCGGCTCAGCAGCGCAGCATTCTCAGTCACTAGAAGCTTGGTTAACTCATATTCCGGGAATCAAGGTGGTTGCGCCTGGTACAGTCAATGATGCTAAAGCCTTGCTCAAATCTGCTATTCGTGATAATAATATCGTTATTTTCATGGAACCAAAAGCACTTTATGGCAAAAAAGAAGTGGTCAATTTAGATCCCGATTTTTATATCCCGCTTGGTAAAGGCGAGCTTAAGCGTGAAGGAACAGATGTCACCATTGTATCTTATGGTCGTATGCTGGAACGCGTTCTCAAAGCTGCTGATGAGGTGGCGGCTGAAGGTATCAGTGTTGAAGTGGTTGACCCGCGTACCCTTATTCCGCTTGATAAAGACTTAATTATTAATTCTGTGAAAAAGACGGGTAAGGTTATCCTAGTCAATGATGCTTATAAAACAGGTGGTTTCATTGGTGAAATAGCATCAGTGATCACTGAAAGCGAAGCCTTTGATTATTTAGATGCTCCGGTGCTTCGTCTCGCTTCTGAGGATGTGCCTGTTCCCTATTCTCATGTTCTTGAAACAGCCATTTTACCAGATGTAGCAAAAATTAAGGATGCTATCTATAAACAGGTCAATAAAAAATAG